One Pomacea canaliculata isolate SZHN2017 linkage group LG1, ASM307304v1, whole genome shotgun sequence genomic window, tgttaGTGTTATAAATGCCTTTGAAATTTAACAACAAATGTCAAATTCTACCTGCTCAGTCATACAGTTATAGAAGAAATGAAACTGCTGTATGTTGTTTTAATGGCGTTGATGATGATAGCAAAAACTACATCTCATCTGATACGCAAGCTCAATTTGTTTTAGACTCCAACATCATCGGCAGAAAACATCActattactaaaataaattttaatcacaactgatgatgatgagtttgGAGAGTTTGTCAGATGGCAAGCCTGGAACAAATTTACAATCTTTGAAAAGCAGCTTTTATCAAATCAGGAGACTTTGATGAGTACCTCcaaaaaatgattaaatgtCTGTTCATTTTGAAGAACATTCACTCTGAACTAAATGTTGCTCTGAAACATACAAGAGccagaaaaaaagtgtaaaatattcaCAAGTTGCTCAAGAACCCCCAACAGTGCCATGATCATTTATAATACAAAACATATGACTATAGACCTATACTTTAAATTTCTCAAATCTCTAACACAAATGACTTTGCAACCCAGGCTGAAAACAGTATGAACTTACTTCACAGTTTGACAAAATATAGTAACAGACTGAGTTGTGAGTGATTTTGAGGCATCAATAACTTTAAATCAAATCTGAGCAAGAAAAGGCAAAATTGTCCCTGAGGTCTCTGAAAGTTAAGAAAACTGATAAACTTCATGGCATCCATCTTTCCAGTACCAATCAAAGcaacacttttttaatatgGTAGAGAGTATGGGCTTTGTGGCATCAAAAGGAAACCTTTCACAAAGATGCATGACCAACATctatttctaaacatttaaagACTACCCTAAACACTCAAATTTGTAGACAGGtagaacatgtttttttttttcacaaaaatgcattgctgtctttgattttttttttaaaagaaaggcaCATGTGGATTTACCTAAATTTTAACTTCTGAAGTTAATTGAAGGCCACAGCCAATGCAAGAGTTAATAAGGCATTGGCGTAACAGCAAGCCTACGAAGCTGCAGGATATGATGTCTTGGATCTTTCCACAAAATGTTCAGAAGGCCGTTGAGAGCTGAGATGTTTTAGACTCTTACCTATATAGTGTAGTTGTTTGCTTAGATTTTAGAGATGTATCTTGCCACTAACTAAATCATTAAAACTAATTGTTTGCATTTAAATGACTGAAGAcagtttttttggtaaattcAATATCACCTGTAAGGGAAAATAGTCATTTATCAAGGGACAGTATATTTTTCACAACACTACAAATTATTCCCTattaattttggaaacaaaaatgaTCCTTTTGTAAGCATGTTACCTGCCTTTTCCTACTTTAAAATCAGGACAACAGTTTTCAGCTCTGTTACATACATCTGGTATGCCTTATTTCCAGGCCTTGTAGTTTTAAACTTTCTACAGAATGGCCAGTCAGACAGCTCTGCCTATAAACACTAATGCTGATGACCTTGCACAGTCTAATGTTACACACATCTAAATCAGTCCACAAACATATTGACTTTATTCttgtctttaaacattttattacatttatcaAACTTTCTTCTATCATGCTAAACATAAATCATGGGTGACAAAGCCAAATGCTAATATGTACAAAGCCACTGTAATAAACATTGCTGAACTCTCTTCTGCCTGACTACCAGTATTCACGAGTGACATGTTCAGCCTGAAACATGaccatgatttaaaaaagaaaaaccataaTGTTACACTGGTTTATGCAAGGCAGCAGAACTCAACAGTTTAAGTAAAGGCCATGAAGCTGGTAAGAAATAtctgacagtttttgttttagtgtcaGAATTGTTCCGAAAAACTTGTCTAACAGTAATAATTCTGGACCTAAGAAAGTAATTAAAACTGACATGCTTAACACACATCCACAAATGCTGTGAAATAAGTTAACAAGCACTCTGAGAGCATCACTGTGTAAATATACCCACATGGATAAGTCACACAGAAACAGTGATGAGCACTTGGGTGAAAAGAAACTGATTGCAGTTGCCTAATCATTTATATCTTAAGGGTACTCTGCAcctttcaaaacttaaaaacatcACCATCATAAGTAAATCAATGAAAACTGTTCTTCCAGCAGAActcataaaaagtaaataatagttTTGTGAATCtaaaactacaataaaacaacatCACTAACAGCATCTGCAAGATCTGTGACCCAGAGGGGACAAACTGGCATCAGGCAGATGCGAGCAGAAACAGAACTCAGCAAAATACTGTTGACTTTCCCTTTTGATTGTCCAACTGTTGAAACTCCATGTTAACAGTCAGCTGCATTTCCATCACCACAAACAGCAGAGGAAGAAACTATGGGTAGTTTCTGTGGCTCATCAGAACAGTCAGGTTGGGGTTCTTCAGCCAAGGCATGTTGTTTCACAACGTTCTCAGTGCTCCTGCAAGTACCATTGCTGTTTTCATGCTCTGATGTACTTTGGTCTGAATCATCCATGGAGTCATCACTGTCTGAATCACTATCATCTGAATAAACTTCCGCTCCATGAAATATATATCGGCTTGGAGGTAAATACAGGAACTGATGATCTgccaacatacacacaaaaaacattttaccatTCATGATGCATTAAAGatgctaataaaataaacaataaacactatAAATGTATTGTAATAAATGTGCTTGCAGACTTGccctttaattatttaaaagaaaaaatttccaTTCCCAAAACTTCCGAATCACTTTCCAGTGTTTGAAAGAAGTATAGCAGAGTATATATTGAAGTGGAAGTAAATTTTCAGGCATGTAAGTATAACGACAAAAGACAATTAGAAAGGAAACAAACCACTCTTGTACTACAGTACTTCTAGCAGTTCCAGATAGTCAAATCCTTATTGAAGTAAATCCCAAGACATGATAAATATGAATTCAACCCCTATGATACTATAAACAAGTTCTTTGCAGATGCAGAAGAAACCATTTTTTGCAGACCCCTGGCCACATCATAACCTGCATCCAAATGTTAGCAAGCAATAAGGAAATAGCATTCTTTGCAAAATCATGGGATAATTGTATCAGATAAATGCAGCCTCTTGctgtttgtaaaaaataaatcatgtaaTCCTGGAGAGGTACTGGATGACGCTGAGCTATGCTACGTGGTATCACCAGTCCATTCTTTTAAATTAgctagcattttaaaaaatggatgttCTATGAGGAATAAGAGTGGAACACCAAAGGACTTCAAAGAGTAGAAAAATCACACATGCATGCTATAAATCAAAGCAGCTAAAGATattcagctttttaaaatgtctcaaCCCACAAAATATTAGAGCAAGAAATAGGAGGAACTGCTAAGCACAGACAGATGTACAGAACTGTATCTTTACCTGaaatttttgttgctttacTTAAACGACGCTTTGGTACCCACATGCGGCGGATGTCTTCCATAGTGTCATTATGAGAACAATGTGCATTGTCCTTGCGCATCTCTCTGTCAAAGTCCACTTTTCCCTCCATCTCACTTCCACTGCAATGTAGCCGGTGTTTATGTGTATGACTCTCCTTGACTGTCGAATCTGGCTGGTTAGGACCTGAGGATGGGACTGATGCATGGGGAAGATAACTGTCTGTATTTTTTGCTTTGATACAAGAGAACTCCGTGGTGCTGCAAACATGTTCTACTTCATGTGGTACTTTGTTACTGCCCACAGAAGAACATTCTGCAACTTGCTCTCCACAAGGGATAGTTTTACAATCTGTTTCACCAGCTCTTTTCACTACAGACATTTGGTCAGGGTCCAAAGGCAATGCAGTCCCACCCTGTGTGTGTTCTGAGGATGCTTTTTGGTGAGAGGCCACACTCTGCTTGCTGGTGCTGGAATATGTGCTGCAAAATGTGGATACACTTTTATCTGCTGGGTTGCTGATAGATTCCAAACCTGGCAAAGGGTTCATGTCTACTTCACTGTTACAGGGACTCCACCTCTGCCGCCTTCCACTACTAGCAACAGAACTACCATGCATGCATGAACATCtgtcatgaatattttttgaatCACTGGAAGACACAGGTTCAACATCACCAAGGCCACTGTCTGTGTTGTGTTCAATAACATCTGATGAGAGCTTTCTCTTGCTGACCTTCTCTTTTTTATCACGTGGAGGCCTCTCTTCCAAGAATGCTGAGATTTCAAATGCAGTAGGTGAAGGTGGAAGATCTGACTGAAGGACTTGAGTGGCAAGGGGTCCAGGTGGAGCTAGGTGGTCCCAAGAAACACCTAAGCGTTTGCAAATCTCACTGACAATGTCATCACAGTTACCAAGCAGCTCGACATCAAAATGAAGGTTGCGCAGTGGTTCACGATTAATAAGAATCTGTGGCACATTGCTGGGTAGAGAGTCTAAAAAggacaggaaaaaataaaataaaaaacaggtCCATGAAATATGACTGGAAAGCACCAAAGTGCATTCACATCAATATTATATAGGCATATAATTGTAAAGTTCTAGTTCTACTCTCCACAggtgcaaaagaaaatattttaaggcaGTAAATGTATGTgcctattaaaaaaacaaatcataaagaGGGCTGcaagaaaatcaaaatgagGGTATACCATGTGATGTAGGAGATATGGatgttaaaaatgcaaacatatctttctctctctacatgACTGTCAACCTGCAACATACTTGGAATCAAGGCGACAGGGCGGACTTTGAGAGAAGATCCAATAACGATGAGAAGATCACACTCGTCCTTGTCACTGGCCATCTGACGATGGAATTCTCCAGGCAGGCTTTCTCCAAAAAATACGATATCTGGTTTCATCACAGCTAAAGGAACGTCTGAAGGACATTTGGGGCAACGGGGAATTACCTGGTCAAAAACAGCAACCCAGTGATAAATTCAAgtgataaacattaaaaaaaaaaactatacaatTGGTATAAGGTAAAAGAAAACTGCCCATACACACTAACTGTGAGAACtgcacattatatatatatataactgcaAAGCATGAACAATCATTCATTTATGTGCATCCTCATTATTATTGTGATTCACCATTCCTCAGCATATAGTTAGAAAACTCCTAAGCTGTGGTTTTATCTAGTACCACAGAATGTTTATCTTGAAGACTGGTAGAATAACAGTGACATTCATATGTTTTTTGCTTAGCTGGCATGTAATCCatgaaaataacaacacatgGCAATGCTACCTAAAAGATAAATGATGCTTCTGGTAACTGTTGAGATTAGATATAGAGATGTATGGAGTGGATTGCTAAAGGAGTTAATAATCTATGCGCAATAAAGATTAGGGGTACCTGGTCAAATATGTCCTTGCGAATAGCCTCGGCGTCCACCTTATATTTACACATCATGCAGGTGGCTGTGGCAAACGAACCTGCAAAGTATggataaatagaaatattaaatTCTTGCCACAgcatgtataaaaaaataaattatttgtgaatGTCCAGAGACACATTTCATAAAAAGTGCAATAATACACAGTAAACCAACTACAGGTAAATAAAATCTGCAATCAGAACTCACCATGACACTGAATAACACGCTTAACACCTGCCACCTGCTCAAGCGTGTCAATATTCTGCGTGTAGTTCCTCAACAGTTTTCCATGATCCTCTATTAGTTTGATGAACTTATGACACAATGATGGTTCAAACTGACCTGGATATATCTCCTGATGgaacaaatgataaaaataacaatatccATTTTAAGATAATTATGCTGAAAGAGTGAATGCAATCAATTTGTTTCCCGATTTCCAATAAAAACAGCTCTATTTCAATGTTATATTACAATTAAATTTACTTCTAATGTTTCAAATATGCAAAATATGACTAAATGTACAATATTTTGTtgcaagcaaaaataaaactatattcaTTGCTGTTATGCCAAAAACCCATTTTCTGCAACATTATAATAACAATGCAACCAATACAATTCTATTTAGAAAACAGCTGTTTACTAATTTCCAAAATACTAGGGTATTAATCACTCCCTATAGCCAGGGCAAAACCTGAAAGTTTATCTTTTTGTCATATGGTAACATAACTGGGGAAGTAACAGTGGCTCCAACTAGGGTCTAGAGTGGCTTGAGGTTCTTTATGCAACTAAGGAGGCATATGTGCCAAGGTAGTGGTGTTACAAGTGAGAGACAGCCGTAAGTGGTTACAGTAAGCAAAACGCAGCCAGCCGGCTAGCAGAGGCATCAATGACGTCT contains:
- the LOC112561600 gene encoding NAD-dependent protein deacetylase sirtuin-1-like yields the protein MMRMGEKEPSQTSAKRPKLGGDVCEVGISSQGSSESKESGDCSELHQTVDSTGPADCAIINVAPTNSSSGVSILDYCPEGDQQEHSGSTGFDDSDSQDSSQSTSHRSVHNDAAETDSQGNSADLDDLSELSNLSGLSEEAWQPVAGPISWVQRQMAMGSDPRSILQELIPANTEIPPEYDQLTLWKIIINLLSEPPPRQKLPHINTLEDVISLLKSCQKIMVLTGAGVSVSCGIPDFRSRDGIYARLAKDFTNLPDPQAMFDIQFFRSDQRPFFKFAKEIYPGQFEPSLCHKFIKLIEDHGKLLRNYTQNIDTLEQVAGVKRVIQCHGSFATATCMMCKYKVDAEAIRKDIFDQVIPRCPKCPSDVPLAVMKPDIVFFGESLPGEFHRQMASDKDECDLLIVIGSSLKVRPVALIPNSLPSNVPQILINREPLRNLHFDVELLGNCDDIVSEICKRLGVSWDHLAPPGPLATQVLQSDLPPSPTAFEISAFLEERPPRDKKEKVSKRKLSSDVIEHNTDSGLGDVEPVSSSDSKNIHDRCSCMHGSSVASSGRRQRWSPCNSEVDMNPLPGLESISNPADKSVSTFCSTYSSTSKQSVASHQKASSEHTQGGTALPLDPDQMSVVKRAGETDCKTIPCGEQVAECSSVGSNKVPHEVEHVCSTTEFSCIKAKNTDSYLPHASVPSSGPNQPDSTVKESHTHKHRLHCSGSEMEGKVDFDREMRKDNAHCSHNDTMEDIRRMWVPKRRLSKATKISDHQFLYLPPSRYIFHGAEVYSDDSDSDSDDSMDDSDQSTSEHENSNGTCRSTENVVKQHALAEEPQPDCSDEPQKLPIVSSSAVCGDGNAADC